A stretch of the Alnus glutinosa chromosome 6, dhAlnGlut1.1, whole genome shotgun sequence genome encodes the following:
- the LOC133870816 gene encoding serine/arginine-rich splicing factor RSZ22 isoform X1 → MTRIYVGNLDPRVTERDLEDEFRVFGVIESVWVARRPPGYAFIDFEDRRDADDAIRELDGKNGWRVELSHNSRGGGGGGRGGGRGRSGGSDLKCYECGEPGHFARECRLRVGSGRRRSRTPPRYRRSPSYGRRSYSPRGRSPRRRSVSPRPRSYSRSPPYRAREEVPYANGNGVRERRRSRS, encoded by the exons ATGACTCGCATATATGTCGGAAACTTGGATCCACGAGTTACTGAGCGGGATCTTGAAGATGAATTTCGTGTTTTTGGAGTTATAGAAAG TGTATGGGTTGCACGGAGACCACCGGGTTATGCTTTTATTGACTTCGAGGATCGTAGGGATGCAGATGATGCCATCCGTGAGTTAGATG GCAAGAACGGCTGGAGAGTTGAGCTTTCTCACAACTCAAGAGGTGGTGGGGGTGGTGGTCGTGGAGGGGGTCGTGGTCGCTCTGGAGGCTCTGATTTGAAGTGTTATGAGTGTGGTGAGCCTGGTCATTTTGCTCGTGAATGCCGTCTGCGTGTTGGTTCAGGAAGACGTCGTAGTCGCACTCCCCCTCGATATCGAAGGAGCCCAAGTTATGGTCGAAG GAGTTACAGTCCCCGTGGACGGTCCCCTAGACGCCGCAGTGTGTCACCTCGTCCACGCAGCTACAGTAGGTCACCACCATATCGTGCACGTGAGGAAGTGCCATATGCTAATGG AAATGGTGTAAGGGAACGACGCCGAAGCAGGAGCTGA
- the LOC133870816 gene encoding serine/arginine-rich splicing factor RSZ22 isoform X2, translated as MTRIYVGNLDPRVTERDLEDEFRVFGVIESVWVARRPPGYAFIDFEDRRDADDAIRELDGKNGWRVELSHNSRGGGGGGRGGGRGRSGGSDLKCYECGEPGHFARECRLRVGSGRRRSRTPPRYRRSPSYGRSPRGRSPRRRSVSPRPRSYSRSPPYRAREEVPYANGNGVRERRRSRS; from the exons ATGACTCGCATATATGTCGGAAACTTGGATCCACGAGTTACTGAGCGGGATCTTGAAGATGAATTTCGTGTTTTTGGAGTTATAGAAAG TGTATGGGTTGCACGGAGACCACCGGGTTATGCTTTTATTGACTTCGAGGATCGTAGGGATGCAGATGATGCCATCCGTGAGTTAGATG GCAAGAACGGCTGGAGAGTTGAGCTTTCTCACAACTCAAGAGGTGGTGGGGGTGGTGGTCGTGGAGGGGGTCGTGGTCGCTCTGGAGGCTCTGATTTGAAGTGTTATGAGTGTGGTGAGCCTGGTCATTTTGCTCGTGAATGCCGTCTGCGTGTTGGTTCAGGAAGACGTCGTAGTCGCACTCCCCCTCGATATCGAAGGAGCCCAAGTTATGGTCGAAG TCCCCGTGGACGGTCCCCTAGACGCCGCAGTGTGTCACCTCGTCCACGCAGCTACAGTAGGTCACCACCATATCGTGCACGTGAGGAAGTGCCATATGCTAATGG AAATGGTGTAAGGGAACGACGCCGAAGCAGGAGCTGA
- the LOC133870768 gene encoding probable cyclic nucleotide-gated ion channel 14: MEFKKVRFYNDEKQNLQFPWEKNDPQKHGEKPLPVYKQVGAPLLKADGGGIGDGKKSTSTTSTFGRLKAFPENHKLWQKGILDPGSDIFLQWNRVFMFFCLVALFVDPLFFYLPEVVNTIGSSCMTTDLNLGIVITFFRTIADMFYVLNMIIKFRTAYVSPSSRVFGRGELVMDPKMITRRYLRSEFFIDLMAALPLPQMVIWYILPTIKSTQADHTDNALVLIVLLQYIPRLYLIFPLSSQIIKATGVVTQTAWAGAAYNLLLYMLASHVLGASWYLLSIERYATCLKSECKNETSPVKCVPNYLTCDSLNNSDRGNWATRTAVFNNCNPDNTTSFNYGIFKNAVTNNVVSSEFIEKYLYCLWFGLQNLSSYGQNLTTSTFIGETSFAILISILGLVLFAHLIGNMQTYLQSLTVRLEEWRLKRRDTEEWMKHRQLPPNLQKRVRRFVQYKWLATRGVAEESILRALPTDLRRDIQRHLCLDLLKRVPFFSQMDSQLLDAICERLVSFLSTQGTDIVREGDPVTEMLFIIRGRLESSTTNGGRTGFFNSITLNPGDFCGEELLAWALLPKSSLNLPSSTRTVRAFGEVEAFALRAEDLKFVANQFRRLHSKKLQHTFRFYSYHWRTWAACFIQVAWRRYKKRAMAKNLSMRESFSYSLDEQVTDEEEHPAASSYSSQAKQNLGVTILASRFAANTRRGAQKVKDVELPKLQKPEEPDFSMEPEDE, from the exons ATGGAGTTTAAGAAAGTGAG GTTTTACAatgatgaaaaacaaaatctgcAATTTCCCTGGGAAAAAAACGACCCCCAGAAACACGGAGAAAAGCCTTTGCCGGTATACAAGCAGGTAGGCGCGCCTTTGTTGAAAGCAGACGGCGGTGGTATTGGTGATGGAAAAAAAAGTACTAGTACAACTTCCACGTTTGGGAGGTTGAAGGCTTTCCCGGAGAATCATAAGCTATGGCAGAAGGGAATTCTTGATCCTGGAAGTGATATTTTCCTGCAGTGGAACAGGGTTTTCATGTTCTTTTGCTTGGTAGCGCTCTTTGTTGATCCACTTTTTTTCTACCTTCCGGAGGTGGTGAACACCATTGGTTCCTCGTGTATGACAACTGATTTGAATCTGGGAATCGTGATAACGTTTTTTCGGACAATTGCGGACATGTTTTATGTGTTGAATATGATCATAAAGTTCCGGACGGCTTATGTGTCGCCAAGTTCAAGAGTTTTTGGGAGGGGTGAGCTTGTCATGGATCCGAAGATGATTACAAGGAGGTATTTAAGATCAGAATTCTTCATAGATCTCATGGCTGCACTGCCCCTTCCTCAG ATGGTTATATGGTATATTCTCCCAACAATTAAAAGCACACAGGCTGATCATACTGACAATGCCCTTGTACTGATCGTTCTCCTCCAATATATTCCCAGACTTTATCTCATTTTCCCATTAAGTTCTCAGATTATCAAAGCCACTGGTGTAGTCACACAAACCGCTTGGGCTGGGGCTGCATATAATCTCCTACTATACATGTTAGCTAGTCAT GTCTTAGGGGCATCATGGTATTTGTTGTCCATCGAACGATACGCAACATGCTTGAAATCGGAATGCAAAAATGAAACTAGCCCTGTAAAATGTGTCCCTAATTACTTGACTTGTGATAGTTTGAACAACAGTGATCGTGGGAATTGGGCAACCCGTACTGCTGTGTTTAATAACTGCAATCCAGATAACACTACCAGCTTCAATTATGGCATATTTAAAAATGCAGTGACTAATAACGTTGTCTCCTCAGAATTTATTGAGAAGTATCTCTATTGTCTATGGTTTGGCTTACAGAACTTGAG TAGCTACGGCCAGAATTTAACCACAAGCACGTTTATTGGGGAAACTTCTTTTGCCATCCTCATTTCTATATTGGGTCTAGTTTTGTTTGCCCATTTGATTGGAAACATGCAG ACCTATCTGCAATCTCTCACTGTGAGATTAGAGGAGTGGAGGCTCAAGCGACGAGACACTGAGGAGTGGATGAAACATCGCCAACTTCCTCCAAATCTTCAAAAACGTGTCCGACGATTTGTTCAGTACAAGTGGCTTGCAACTCGAGGAGTTGCTGAAGAGTCAATCTTAAGAGCTTTGCCTACAGATCTCCGTCGAGATATCCAACGCCACCTATGCTTGGACCTTCTTAAACGT GTTCCCTTTTTCTCACAGATGGACAGTCAGCTACTTGATGCCATTTGTGAGCGGTTGGTGTCATTCTTAAGCACTCAGGGCACCGACATTGTTCGTGAAGGCGACCCTGTGACAGAAATGCTTTTCATCATCCGAGGGAGGTTAGAGAGCTCAACTACAAATGGAGGCCGGACAGGTTTCTTTAATTCAATTACTTTGAACCCAGGAGATTTTTGTGGGGAAGAGCTGCTTGCTTGGGCGTTGCTTCCAAAATCTTCTCTTAACTTGCCTTCATCTACAAGAACAGTTAGGGCCTTTGGTGAAGTGGAGGCCTTTGCACTGCGAGCAGAAGATCTCAAATTTGTTGCCAATCAGTTTAGACGTCTCCATAGTAAGAAGCTACAGCACACTTTCCGCTTTTACTCTTACCACTGGAGGACATGGGCTGCCTGCTTCATTCAGGTTGCTTGGCGTCGATACAAGAAGAGGGCCATGGCAAAGAACCTTAGCATGAGAGAGTCATTCTCATATAGTCTTGATGAGCAAGTAACTGATGAGGAAGAGCATCCTGCTGCATCTTCATACAGTTCGCAGGCAAAGCAGAACCTGGGTGTCACAATACTGGCTTCAAGGTTTGCTGCAAACACAAGGAGAGGAGCTCAGAAAGTCAAGGATGTTGAATTGCCTAAATTGCAAAAGCCTGAAGAACCAGACTTCTCAATGGAGCCAGAAGATGAATAG